In a genomic window of Candidatus Binatus sp.:
- the nuoH gene encoding NADH-quinone oxidoreductase subunit NuoH, translating into MQTLIQNLIAWGAFGKHPPRDLVAAIVVFVMSAVVFLVVALPFGGIVTWVERRVWARIQSRVGPNRVGPQGFLQWLADGVKIVCKEDIVPAEADSRLFKLAPYLVMLAFILPWAVMPFSSSLILADMNVGILYMTAVTALTVVGVLMAGWASNNKWSLIGGVRSAAQIVSYEIPAGLSIFPVVLMTGTLSMQGIIRGQGWAPQHWFLFANPFTFVAANILYMSSLAEANRTPFDLPEAESELVAGFATEYSGWRYACFSMAEWGNLFIVGAIITTLFLGGWQFPHVTNNAVAMNVLEVITFNVKVLFLVFVSMWIRATLPRVRIDQLMTACWKYFVPIAFVNMIGTAVWVAIWPDGNVWMGYIMFSGAIVLGAVFIQRVIYYLRRSRMEVYFNPTI; encoded by the coding sequence ATGCAGACGCTGATTCAAAATCTGATTGCGTGGGGCGCGTTCGGCAAGCACCCGCCGCGGGACCTGGTCGCCGCGATCGTGGTGTTCGTGATGAGCGCGGTCGTGTTCCTGGTCGTCGCGCTTCCGTTTGGGGGAATCGTGACCTGGGTCGAGCGGCGGGTGTGGGCGCGAATCCAGTCGCGGGTGGGCCCAAACCGCGTCGGTCCGCAGGGCTTCCTGCAGTGGCTGGCGGACGGAGTGAAAATCGTCTGCAAGGAAGACATCGTCCCCGCCGAAGCCGACTCGCGCCTGTTCAAGCTGGCGCCGTACCTGGTGATGCTGGCGTTCATCCTGCCGTGGGCGGTGATGCCGTTCTCGTCGTCGCTGATACTGGCCGACATGAACGTGGGCATCCTGTACATGACGGCGGTGACGGCGCTTACGGTGGTGGGCGTGCTGATGGCGGGATGGGCGTCGAACAACAAGTGGTCGCTGATCGGCGGAGTCCGCTCGGCGGCGCAAATAGTCAGTTACGAAATACCGGCGGGGCTTTCGATCTTCCCGGTCGTGCTGATGACGGGCACGCTGTCGATGCAGGGAATCATCCGCGGCCAGGGCTGGGCGCCGCAGCATTGGTTCCTGTTCGCCAATCCATTCACGTTCGTGGCGGCCAACATCCTCTATATGTCGTCGCTCGCCGAGGCTAACCGGACGCCGTTCGATTTGCCCGAAGCCGAATCCGAACTGGTGGCAGGCTTTGCGACTGAGTATAGCGGCTGGCGCTACGCGTGTTTCTCCATGGCGGAATGGGGAAACCTGTTTATCGTCGGCGCGATAATCACGACGCTGTTCCTTGGCGGATGGCAATTTCCGCACGTGACGAACAATGCAGTTGCGATGAACGTGCTGGAAGTGATTACGTTCAACGTCAAAGTACTATTCCTGGTTTTCGTCTCGATGTGGATACGCGCGACGCTGCCGCGAGTCCGAATCGATCAGCTAATGACGGCATGCTGGAAGTACTTCGTGCCGATAGCGTTTGTGAATATGATCGGCACCGCGGTGTGGGTAGCCATATGGCCGGACGGCAACGTGTGGATGGGCTATATCATGTTCTCCGGAGCGATCGTGCTCGGGGCAGTATTCATTCAGCGGGTTATCTACTATCTCAGGCGTTCACGGATGGAAGTTTACTTCAATCCGACTATATAG
- a CDS encoding NADH-quinone oxidoreductase subunit I, with the protein MIAVSEYVHNIRDTVSTIFEGMAVTASHFMRKPYTVQYPDRIAVRVQDTLPFRYRGILDVDLEICTGCLACERACPIDCIVIVADKDQQTRQLLLSQFDIDIAKCMYCGLCSEACPTGSIHHTTEFEGADYSLESLIRRFVQDPVIAYKAKKGPETDPRIAPILNRGTAYLDQWAQPGGEKPAGEEPA; encoded by the coding sequence ATGATCGCGGTTTCGGAATACGTACATAATATAAGGGACACGGTCTCGACGATCTTCGAGGGCATGGCGGTAACGGCGTCGCATTTCATGCGCAAGCCGTACACGGTGCAATATCCGGATCGGATCGCGGTGCGCGTGCAGGACACGCTGCCGTTCCGTTATCGCGGGATCCTGGATGTCGATCTCGAAATATGCACGGGCTGCCTGGCGTGCGAGCGCGCCTGTCCGATCGATTGCATCGTCATAGTGGCCGACAAGGATCAGCAAACGCGGCAGTTGCTGTTGTCGCAGTTCGATATTGACATCGCCAAGTGCATGTACTGCGGGCTGTGCAGCGAGGCGTGTCCAACCGGATCGATCCATCATACGACGGAGTTCGAGGGCGCTGACTATTCGCTGGAGAGCCTGATTCGCCGCTTCGTCCAGGATCCGGTGATTGCTTACAAGGCCAAAAAGGGGCCGGAGACGGATCCGAGAATCGCGCCAATCCTGAATCGCGGCACGGCCTACCTCGATCAATGGGCGCAACCCGGCGGCGAGAAGCCGGCCGGAGAAGAGCCGGCGTAG